The Streptomyces sp. NBC_00775 genome includes the window GAGGGCGTCCGGGTGTCGGGACGGTCGCCCGCCCCAGGCGCCCGGTATGGGAACCTGTCCTGCATGAATGAGCAGTCCGTCCGCGGGGCCGCACCCGCCGCCGAGCAGTACGTCCTGACCATCTCGTGCCCGGACAAGCCGGGCATCGTGCACGCCGTGTCGAGCTACCTCTTCATGACCGGCTGCAACATCGAGGACAGTCAGCAGTTCGGCGACCACGACACGGGTCTGTTCTTCATGCGGGTCCACTTCTCGGCGGCGGCGCCGGTGACCGTGGAGAAGCTGCGCGCGAGCTTCGCGGCGATCGGTGACTCCTTCCACATGGACTGGCAGCTCAACCGGGTCGAGGACAAGATGCGGATCGTCCTCATGGTCAGCAAGTTCGGCCACTGCCTGAACGACCTGCTCTTCCGGGCGCGGATCGGTGCGCTGCCGGTGGAAATCGCCGCCGTGGTCTCCAACCACACGGACTTTGCCGAGCTGGTGGGTTCGTACGACATTCCGTTCCGCCATATCCCGGTGACGAAGGATACGAAGGCGGAGGCCGAGTCGGAGCTGCTGGAGCTGGTTCGCGAGGAGAACGTCGAACTGGTCGTCCTCGCCCGCTATATGCAGGTCCTCTCCGACGACCTGTGCAAGCAGCTCAGTGGCCGGATCATCAACATCCACCACTCCTTCCTGCCGAGCTTCAAGGGTGCGAAGCCGTATCACCAGGCGCATGCGCGGGGTGTGAAGCTGATCGGGGCCACCGCGCACTATGTGACGGCCGACCTCGACGAGGGGCCGATCATCGAGCAGGAGGTCGAACGTGTCGGCCACGGGGTGACTCCCGACCAGCTGGTCGCCATCGGGCGGGACGTGGAGTGCCAGGCGCTGGCGCGGGCGGTGAAGTGGCATGCGGAGCGCCGCATCCTCCTGAACGGCCGCCGCACGGTCATCTTCGCGTAGCGTTTTTCGCCCCCGCCGCCCCTACCCGTCCCATCCCGTTCCTGGGGGCTGCGCCCCCAGACCCCCTGGGTTTGTATGTCGGCTGCGGGCCGGTGGGGGTTGCTCGCGCAGTTCCCCGCGCCCCTTAAAAGGGGCGCGGGGAACTGCGCAATCTTTTGGACCAGCCCCCACCCACCGCAGCCAAAGAACCAGCCCACGGGGTCTGGGGCGGAGCCCCAGGAACGGGATGGGACGGGTAGGGGCGGCGGGGGCGAAAAACCGCCGGCGCCCCCCTACATCCGGCTCAACGACGCCGCGGCGAACAGCACATCCCTGATCGCCCCCCGGTCCCCGTCCTGCCCCGCGGCAGCCTCCTCGGGTGACACATGCCCCGCTGCCAGGCGGCAGAACTCGACACCGTCCAGCGCGACATGGGCAACCTCCCGCTCGGCGGAGCCCACCGCTCCGGGGGAGTCGAGGGGAATCAGCCACTCGCCACCCCCGGACCCCTCGATCTCAAGGCGCAGGCTCCGCCCAGGCGCCCCCGCGGCGACGAGATGATGGCCGGCCGGCGCGGGCGACAGCCCCGCCCGGCGGCGCTCGGCGAGCGACGCGGGCAGCATCCGGGCCGCGAGGTCGATCATGCGGTGGAGGTGGCGTGGGGCGGGCGGCTCGTAGGGGTAGTCCACGGCGTCCGCGATGTCGCCCGCGTGTACCCAGCACTCGAAGGCCCGGTCCAGCATCGAGTCCCTGAGCGGCAGCTGGAACCCGCCGTACGGCACGGTGAGCCGGCCGGACCCTCCCTCGCCCCCGGCGGCTCCGCCCGCCTGGGAGGTGCTCGCTCCCGTGAACGACACCGTACGGACGATGTTGTGGCTCTGCTCCCGCCAAGGCAGCCGTACGGACCGGGTCGGCGGGAAGTGCGAGGCACCCCAGAACGCCTCGGTGCGGCCCTCGGGGGTCGGTTCCCCGGCGGGCGAGCCGGTCGGGCCGAGCGGGTCCTCCAGGCCCAGTGCGACGGCGACCAGACCGTCGACGCTCAGCAGATGGGCGATGACCCCGGCGACCGTCGTACGGCGGCTCACCGGCCCGTCGCCGTCGAACCACCGCAGCCGCACGGGCGCATGCCACTCGGCGCCGCCGATGTCCTGCAGCAGCGCGTCGAGCCGGGCGGTCTCCGCGTCGTACGCAGCGGCCCAATCGGGCACCGGAATCCGCGGCGGGCGCCGGCCGAGGCAGCCCTCCAGGACGCGGGTGCGCAGCGTCGGGTCGAGGTCGAGGCTCTCGGCCGGGTGCAGCAGCCCGACCGCCTCGCGCAGCCGCAGCGCCTCGTCCGCGCAGGAACCGCACTCCCCGAGGTGTTCCTCGACGGCCGCCGTCTCCTCCGGCGAGCAGGCGGCCAGCGCCCACGCGCCGAGCAGCGACTTCAGTACCCGGTGCTCCAGGACGAGCGGCGCCGGTTCGCGAGCGGCGGCCGGTTCGGGCAGCGGCAGCCCGGTGTCCTCGACGGACGTACGCGGCAGCGGTATGCGCGGGGGTGTCCCCGACTCCGGCTCCTCACCGCCGCCGTGAGCGGGCCCGCCGGGTTGGCCGGGTCCCTGGGGTCCCGCGGGCCCACCACCGGCTGCCGCGGCGGCCCCGTCCGGCCCTACGCCGCCTCCGGCGCCCGCGCGCCCCTCGTACGCACCGCGCTCCTCCTCCTCATGACCTTCATGACCTTCAGGCCCTTGACGTCCCTCATGTCCTTGGCGCCCGTCGTGCTCGTCGAACGCCTCGAACCGGTCCGTTCCTCCGTTCACCGCTCACCACCCCCGTATTCGGGCGGTGCGCCGGAGGGCCCGGTGTCGTGGGCGGTGGACAGGAGCTGGAGGCCGAGGCGGAGCCGGCGGCGGGCCTCGTCCTCGGTGACGCCGAGGTCGGCGGCGGCCTGGCGGTAGTCGCGGCGCTGGAAGTACGCGAGCTCCAGGGCGGCGCGCAGCGGGGCGGGCATGGACGTGACGATGTAGTCCGCGCGGGCGGCGACGGAGGCGCTGCGCACCTTGCGCTCCAGCTCCTCGGTGGTGCCCCCGCCGCCCAGGGCGAGTGCGGCGGTCTCGGTCGCGCGCAGCCGCTGCACGGCGAGGCGGTGGGTCAGTGCGGCGACCCAGGAACGCATCGGGCCCTGCTTGGGGTCGTAGGCGTCGGGGTTCTCCCAGACATGGGCGAACACCTCGCGGGTGATGCGGTCGGCGGCCCGCTCGTCGCCGAGCACGCGGTGGGCGAGGCCGTGCACGAGCGAAGCGAACCGGTCGTAGAGCTCACCGAGCGCCGCCGCCTCCCCGCGTGCGAGCCGCTGCTGCATCCTGCGGTCCCAGCGGGGCGGTGCGTCCCTCTTCGCCATGCGGCCCCCTCACCCCTGCTCGTGCCCGGCGCCTGTCCCTGCCTCTGTCGCTGTCTGCTGCCCCTGTGTTCGGTGCGTGTGCGCTGCTGCTGTCCAGCCTGTGTGCACCACTGCCTCGAATGTAGTCGGCACGTCCGACAGCGCACGCCCCTTTGCGTCAATGTGCGCCCCTGGACAGGCCGAGAATGGTAGAAGCCAACCGTCTTCCCCCTCGAATCCGATCGAACCAGACCGTTCACGTCCGAAATAGCTCGCTCGCCCTGCATTTTCGACCGTAGACCGGCGTTTCTTCGTTCGCGGACCGGTGTTTCATGGAACGAGGGCGGGGCAGCCGCGCTGAAGGGAAGCGAAGGAACGGCTTCCGTTTTCGGTGGGCGAGGCGAGCGAGAGGCGTTGCGGTGACGCTCAAGGTGACCGAGGGCCAAGACGGCGAAGAGGGCGAGTGGGCCGTGTTGCGGGTGTCGGGCGAGCTGGACCTCGTGACGTCACCGGTGCTGCGCCAACGGGTGCACGACGCGGTGGCCGACGGCCGCCGCAGTCTCGTGCTCGACCTCTCCGAGGTCTTCTTCTGCGATTCCAGCGGCGTCGGCGTGCTCATCGCCACCCGCCGTCTCATCCGCTCCTGCCAGGGCCGGCTGCGGCTGATCCTGCCCGCCCGGGGCGCGACCGACGGCTCCCACGTCAACCGCGTTCTCGCGGCCCTCGGCGTCCGCCGCCTCTTCGACGTGTACCCGGACGTCGCCACGGCCGTCGGCGAGGAGTCGAGCCCGCTGTCCGCGTGATGCTCCTGTCGGCGTGATGCGCCCTGTCTCCCCGCGCGTCCCCTGCCGGCGTGACTCCCCTCACTCGTCCCGCGACACACGGCCACACGGTTGTCCCAGAATTCCCGCAGTCTTGGTACAACCGTCGTTTTCCCGCTCCCGCGGTGGTCCCGGCGTCGTACGCTCCGTCCCAGATGAACCCCAGTCCGGCTGAGAGTCCGGCTGAGATGTAAGGCGGTCCGAACACACCATGGTCAGCACCGAGTACGAGCGCAGGATTGCCGCCCGGTTCGCCGGCTTCGACCAGGACGGCAACGGCTACATCGACCGGGAGGACTTCAACGCCGCGACCAAGGCGGTCCTCACCGAGTTCGGTACGACGGCCCGCTCCGACAAGGGCCAGGCCCTGTATGTCGGCGCCGAGGCGTTCTGGCAGGGCATGGCCGGGATAGCGGACCGGGACGGCGACCAGCGGATCACCCGCGAGGAGTTCGTCAGCGGCGCGGTGAAGCGGCTGCACGACAACCCCGACCGGTTCGCCGAGATCGCCCGCCCCTTCCTGCACGCCGCCCTCGCCGTCGCGGACACCGACGGGGACGGCGCGGCCACGGTCGAGGAGGCCACGCGCGTCCTCAAGGCCCTTGGCGTGAGCGATGACATCGCCGCCGTCGCGGCCGGCGCCCTCGACACGGACTCCGACGGCCGGGTCGGCGAGGCGGAGGTCGTGAGCGCGTTCGCCCGCTACTTCACGGTGCCGGAGTAGGACCCGACGGCCGCGCGTCCTGAGCGGTCCCGGGTCGCCCCGAAAACCGTTCGCGCAGCTTGTACTTGAGTACCTTCCGCAGCGTCTCGTTCCGCGGAAGGGCGTCCACCACCTCCAACTGCTCCGGCAGCTTGTGCACGGACAGCCCTTCCGCGCGCAGATACGAGACGACGGCGTCCAGGGTCAACCGCCCGGCCCCCGGCGGCTGTTCCGCCGCCTCGATCACGGCACAGACCCGTTCCCCGCGCTCGGCGTCCGGCAGCCCGATCACGGCGACATCGCCGACGGCCGGGTGCTGGTGCAGCAGGTCCTCGATCTCCTTGGCGGAGATGTTCTCGCCCTTGCGGATGATGATGTCCTTCAGGCGCCCGGTCAGGACGAGATGCCCGCTCTCCGTCAGATGCCCGACGTCTCCGGTGATCAGGAACCCGTCCGCGTCGAAGGCCGCGGCGGTCTGCCCGGGGTCCAGGTACCCCTGGCAGACGGCCTCGCCCCGCAGCCGTACCTCCCCGTCGACGCCGTACGGCCGAGCCGCGCCCTTCCCGTCCACGACCCGTATCTCCATGCCCTCGGGCGGCCTGCCCTCCGTCGTCGCCAGGTTCTCGGCCGTGTCGTCCGGCGCCCCCATCGTGATCATCGGGACCTCGGTCATCCCGTACCCGTGGGTGAGCTGCACCCCCATCTCCCGTACGACGCAGTGGTAGACCTCGGGCGGCTTCGGGGCCCCGCCGCCCGCGAGCAGCCGCAGCGTCGGAATGACCGGCTTCCCGGGCTGCTTGCGCTGCTCGGCGAGGAACATCGAGTAGAAGGCCGTGGAGCCGCCCGCCACCGTCACCCCGTGCCTGCGGTAGCCGTCCAGGGCGGCGGGCAGCGCGAAGTGCTCGAACATCACGGCCGGGAAGCCGTACAGCAGCAGCATCACCGTGTAGTCCGGTCCGGCGATGTGCGCGTACGGGAAGGCCATCGAGCCCACGTCGTCGGCCGACAGGTGCAGCGCATGCGCGAGGCACGAGCCGCCCGCGATCAGTGAACGGTCCGTGTGCAGTACGCCCTTGGGGTCGGAGGTGGTGCCGGAGGTCCAGTAGATCCAGCGGACCGAGGTGCCCTCGGAGGGCGGGGCGGGCAGCACGGCGGGGTCGCCGTCCGGCAGCCTGTCGTACGCCTCGAAGACGCCCTTCGCGCCGAGCCGCCGCGCCATCGCCGTGTGGTCGAAGCCGCGCCACTCGCCCGGTACGGCGAAGTACTCGGCCTTGGACTCCCGTAGCGCGAAGCCGACTTCGCGGTCGCGGTAGAAGGGGATGACCGGGGACTGTACGGCGCCGAGACGGGCCAGCGCGAAGGACAGCAGCGCGGTCTCGATACGGGTGGGCAGCTGCCAGGCGACCACGGTGCCGGGGCGGACGCCCATGTCGTAGAGGCCCGCCGCCACCCGCTCGGCGCGGGAGCGCAGTTCGCCGAAGCTCAGGGAGCGGTCGTCCTGGAGGAGGACGGGCCGGTCTGGGGTGAGGTCGGCGCGGCGCGCGACCAGTTCCCACAGCGTGCGCGCGGACCCCAGGGCGTGTGCGGTGTCGTTCACTTCAACCCCCTGTAACTGACGGACAGTCAGATCGTGGCAGAGCGTAGGGCTCGCCGCCTTGTCGGTCCATAGGCGCGGGGCTAGCCTGCTGGGAACAGGGATCTGACGGGCCATCAGATGCGTCGTTCACGTGCCACGCGTTCGCCGTTCACGTGCCACGCGCCCGTCGGGTACGTCCACCGCACACGTACGCCAGGCGGAGGGGAACCATGACCGAACTGCCCCGCATCATCAGCGTCGACGACCATGTGATCGAGCCCGCGCACCTCTTCGAGACCTGGCTGCCGCGGAAGTACCGCGAGCGCGGGCCGCAGCCCCTCACCGCCGGAATCGGTGAACTCGCCTACGTGGGCGGCAAATACCGGATCACGATGGATCCGGACGGTCCGCCCACCGACTGGTGGGTCTACGAGGGCCTCAAGTTCCCGTACAAGCGCAACATCGCCGCCGTCGGCTTCGACCGCGACGAGATGACGCTGGAGGGCATCACGCGCGCGGAGATGCGGCCCGGCTGCTGGGACCCGGCCGAGCGCCTCAAGGACATGGACCTCAACCACGTCGAGGGCAGCCTCTGCTTCCCCACCTTCCCGCGCTTCTGCGGGCAGACGTTCGCCGAGGCGCACGACAAGGAAGTGGCCCTGGCCTGTGTGCGCGCGTACAACGACTGGATGGTCGAGGAGTGGTGCGGCGACAGCGGCGGGCGGCTGATCCCGCTGTGCCTGATCCCGCTGTGGGACATCGGCCTGGCGGTCGCCGAGATCCGCCGCAACGCGGCCCGGGGCGTGAAAGCCGTGACCTTCTCGGAGATCCCCACCTATCTGGGGCTGCCCTCGATCCACTCCGGCTACTGGGACCCCTTCTTCGCGATCTGCCAGGAGACCGGCACGGTCGTGAACATGCACATCGGCTCGTCGTCGCAGATGCCCGCCGCCTCGCCCGACGCACCGCCCGCCGTACAGGCCTCGCTCAGCTTCAACAACGCGATGGCCTCGATGATGGACTTCCTGTTCAGCGGGGTACTGGTGAAGTTCCCGCGCCTCAAACTCGCCTACTCCGAAGGGCAGATGGGCTGGATTCCGTACGCCCTGGAGCGCGCCGACGACGTCTGGCAGGAGCACCGCGCCTGGGGCGGGGTCCGCGACCTCATCCCCGAGCCCCCGTCGACGTACTACTACCGGCAGATCTTCTGCTGCTTCTTCCGCGACAAGCACGGCGTGGCGTCCCTGGACGTGGTCGGCTGCGACAACGCCACCTTCGAGACCGACTACCCGCACGTCGACTCGACCTTCCCGCACACCAAGGAGGTCGCCCTCGACCATGTGAAGGGCCTCGACGACGAGACGGTCTTCAAGCTGATGCGCGGCAACGCGATCCGCATGCTGGACCTGGACCTGTAGTGGATCTCGCGGACACGACCGAGGAGGAGGAGTTCCGGGCGCGGCTGCGCGAGTGGCTCGCCAAGGTGCTCCCCTCGCTGCCCCCAAAGCCGTCCCCGGACGACTGGCCGGGCAGACGCGCGTACGACCTCGGCTGGCAGCGGATGCTGTACGACGCCGGGTACGCCGGTCTGCACTGGCCCGTCGACGCGGGTGGCCGGGGCGCCACCCCGACACAGCACCTCATCTACCTGGAGGAGACGGAGAAGGCGGGCGCCCCCTACGTAGGGGCCAATTTCGTCGGGCTGCTGCACGCCGGGCCGACCATCGCCTCCGAAGGGAGCGCCGAACAGCGGGCGCGCTGGCTGCCGCCCGTGCTGCGCGGCGAGGAGGTCTGGTGCCAGGGCTTCAGCGAACCGGACGCCGGCTCGGACCTCGCGGCGCTGCGCACGCGCGCGTGGAGGGACGGCGACGACTACGTAGTGAGTGGGTCCAAGATCTGGACCTCCCACGCGGAGGTCGCGGACTGGTGCGAACTGCTGGTCCGGACGGATCCCACCGCCCCCAAGCACCGCGGCATCTCCTGGCTCGCGATGCCCATGGACGCGCCGGGGATCACCGTCCGGCCGCTGCGGACGCTCGCGGGCTCCACCGAGTTCGCCGAGGTCTTCCTCGACGAGGCGCGCATACCGGTCGCCAACCGTGTCGGCGCCGAGAACGACGGCTGGCGGGTGACCATGGTGACCCTGTCGTACGAGCGCGGTACCGCCTTCGTCGGAGAGGTCGTCGCCTGCCGCCGCGTGCTCGGCGACATCGCCCGTGAGGCGCGCGGGAACGGCCGCTGGGACGATGCCGTACTGCGCCGCCGTCTCGGCAGGCTGAACGCCGAGTTCCGGGCGCTGTGGCGGCTCACGCAGTGGAACGTCAGCGAGGCGCAACGCACCGGGGGAGTGCCCGGCGTCGGCGGCTCGGTCTTCAAGCTGCGGTATTCGCACGCCCGCCAGGAGCTGTACGACGCCGCCGCCGAGGTCCTCGGCCCCGAGGCGCTCGACCTGGGGCGGGAGTGGACCCTCGACCGGCTGTCGTCCCTGTCGTACACCATCGCGGCCGGCACCTCGCAGATCCAGCGGAACATCGTGGCCGAGCGGATCCTGGGCCTTCCGAAGGGACGGTGAGCTCTCCCAAGTGGACTTCCAACTCACGGACGATCAGTGGGCGTTGAAGAGGGGCGTGCGCGAGCTGCTGACCGCGCGCTTCGGCCCCGACGAGCTGCGGGCCGCCGCCGGCGCCGGGTCGCCGGACCTCGACCGGGCGCTGTGGCGAGAGCTCGGCGAGGCGGGCTTCTTCGCGCTGCGGCTGCCGGAGGCGGACGGCGGGGTCGGACTCGGCCTCCCGGAAGCGGTGCTGGCCTTCGAGGAGGCGGGCCGCGTGCTGCTGCCCGGCCCGCTGATCGCGACCCACCTCGCGGCGGGCGCGGTGGACGGGGCGGCCACGGGAGAGGCCGTGGTGACCGCCGTCGACGGGGTACTGGTGGAGTGGCTGGACCAGGCCGACGCCGTACGAGGGGACGCGACCGGCGCCGAGCCGCTGAGGTCGGTGGACCCGCTGACTCCGGTGCACCGGGTGCCCGCCGCCGTGTCGCCAGGGGCCGACCCCGAAGCCGTACTCCTCACCTCGCTCCTCACGGCAGCCGAACAGCTCGGCACCGCCGCCCGTACCTGCGAGCTGGCCGTGCAACACGCCCGGACGCGGGAGCAGTTCGGGCAGCCGATCGGGGCCTTCCAGGCGGTGAAGCACCTGTGCGCGCAGCTGCTGGTGCGGGTGGAGGTGGCGCGTGCGGCCGTCTACGCGGCCGCTGTGACCGCCGACCCGGTGGATGTCGCGGCGGCCCGGCTGCTCGCCGACGAGGCCGCCGTGCGCGGCGCCCGCGACTGCCTCCAGGTGCACGGCGGCATGGGCTTCACCTGGGAGTCCGAGGTCCATCTGTTCCTCAAGAGGGCATGGCTGCGGACGCAACGTACGGGCGGCGACACGGAGAGTGACGAGCTGCTGGCCGACGATCTCCTCGCCGGGATGGGCTGAAAGGCCTCTGTGCAGGCATGGAGCGAGAAGGGCTCATGTGAATGTCGCGGATCGTGGCATACCGGAATTACGGAGCGTTGATATCGGGTTGTGTCCTACGCGTGACTTGTCACGGCCTGGAGTCGGCGCCGAGCTCCGGTACCTTGTGTGGGATGCGAGTGGTTCTGAGGCTGAGCCATCCCGGAGGTGCCCCTGAGGCGGCTCCGGACCCGGCGATGCGTGCCGTTCGCGGGGCAGGGCGGACCCCCGCGCCTGCCTGTTCGACTCCCCGTGGCGAGCGTCGCACAGTATGCCGCACGCGTACTCCTTCGCGCTGGAATATGCCCGAAGCGCTTGTTGGGGTGACTGTACGTCAACCATGCTGTCTCGCAAGGGAATCACTTTCCGTGATCCTTGTTCTGGCCATGCAGAAAATGGCTACGATCGTGGCCCTTGTGAGGCGCGAGGCGATGTGTCCGCCGGTTCGGATGGTGTGAGCGGTGCAGGTGCTTCAAGTGCAGCTGGAGATCCGGCCCGACCCCGCAGAGGTGGGGCGAGCCCGGAGGTGGGCCCGTTCGAGGCTCGCCGGTTCCGGGATAGGGGCCGACGAACCGCTCGCCGAGACGCTGATCCTGCTCGTCTCCGAACTCGTCACCAACGCCGTGGTGCACACCGGCTGTCCGGCCGTGCTCCGGCTGTCCCTGCCGGGCGGGGGCGAGGCCGCCACCGTCCGTCTTGAGGTGGCCGACTCCAGCGCCCGTCCCCCGGTCCCCCGGCATGCCGAGGGCGACGAGACCAACGGCCGCGGCCTGGAACTCGTCGACGGCCTCGCGGACCGCTGGGGCTGGATGCCCGAGGGCGCCGGCAAGCGCATCTGGTGCGAGGTGGACCGCTGCGCTCCGGGCGCTTCGGCGAGGGCCGTGTATCCGGCGTACGAGGACTTCGCGTACGAGGCGGTCTAGGACTCCCCGGGGGCTCCCTGGAGACAGGGGCACATGGGTTCGTGCATGTATGCACGAACCGCCCGCACGGGGCCACGGTCGCGGCTGAATGCGCCCTGGCGTGCTTCTGTACGCGCCGTCATAAATGGGACGTTAAGTGATAATTCCCCGAACGGGTGTTGACGTGACGTGTCCGTTTGATCACGCTTGTGTTCAGCGATTCGCCGCGAGGGGACGGCGAGGGTTCCGGTGACGGGAGCCCTCGACGAGTGTGAGTCGCGATTCGGCGTCGGCTCCTCCAGGGCCAGAGGAGCAGGGCGGGTACGCCGGAGCCGGATGGCGGCGCGCGGTGCCGTGCTCGGGGCGAGCATCGACGCGCCGCCACCCGACCCTCGTTGACGACCGGCCCTCGTCGATGACTGACCGGGCCACGGCGGTCTACAGCAGGGCGACCGGTGCCACCGGTGTGCCCGTGCCGCCCACGAAGGGTTCGGGCATCGCCGACAGCAGGAAGGTGTAGTGCCCCTCTTCTCCACAGGCTGTGGACAACTTTTCGAGATTCCAGTTCTGGCCCTGCAGCATCCCCATCTCGACCAGGTCGAGCGCGTGCACGGGCAGCCACAGATCCTCGATCTCGGGCGGAAAGATCTCGAACGTGAGGGTGTCGTTCGCGACCGCCGCGACATCGCGCGCGTGGAACCACTCCGGGGTGCGCACGGACAGTCCGGGCGACGGATACGCGTACCCGTGTGCGTCACCGGCGAGATACACCTGGATCTGCCCCGTCCGTACGAGGACGATGTCGCCGGCCCGCACCCGCGCACCCGCCAACTCCTCGGCCGCGTCCAGGTCTTCGGGCGTCACGGCGTGCCCGCCCTCCAGCCGCTCGACACCCCGCGCCCGCGCGACGTCGAGCAGTACACCGCGCGAGACGATGTGCCGCGGCTTGTCGATGCCGCTGAACTCGGCGCCGCCGTGCGGGGTGACCGTGTCGGCCGGGCGGCCGTTGTAGAGCTTCCCGGAGTGCGAGACATGGGTGAGCGCGTCCCAGTGGGTCCCCGCCTGGAGCCCCATGGTCACCGCGTCGTCGCTGCACGCGACCGTGCCCGGCCCGAAGATCTCCTGGTTGATCTGCACCATGGCGTGCAGCGGATTGACGCGCCCGGGGATCATGCCGGTCTGTACGCCGTCGTGCTGGAGCGGGAGCGCGAGCGGGACGCGGCGCCCGCTCCGGATGCAGGCCGCGGCCTCCCGTACGACCTCGTCGGTGATGAGATTCAGTGTCCCGATCTCGTCGTCGGACCCCCAACGCCCCCAGTTGTTGACGCGCTTGGCGATCTCGTGGAACTCGGCCGGCAGTGACATGAGTCCTCCCCGGGGGCTTGTCTCCAGGTATCTGACGGGTCGTAGAATCCGAGTTGAATCTAACGGACCGTCAGAAACTGCGGGAAGGGG containing:
- a CDS encoding cyclase family protein, with translation MSLPAEFHEIAKRVNNWGRWGSDDEIGTLNLITDEVVREAAACIRSGRRVPLALPLQHDGVQTGMIPGRVNPLHAMVQINQEIFGPGTVACSDDAVTMGLQAGTHWDALTHVSHSGKLYNGRPADTVTPHGGAEFSGIDKPRHIVSRGVLLDVARARGVERLEGGHAVTPEDLDAAEELAGARVRAGDIVLVRTGQIQVYLAGDAHGYAYPSPGLSVRTPEWFHARDVAAVANDTLTFEIFPPEIEDLWLPVHALDLVEMGMLQGQNWNLEKLSTACGEEGHYTFLLSAMPEPFVGGTGTPVAPVALL